The region CCGCGTTGCTGGGGATGTCCGGGTTCACGGTGTAGCCCCACGGCCAGACCAGGGGCCCGAGGAAGGCGAAGGCGACGATCAGCCCCAGGAGCACCAGGCTGATCATGGCGGCGCGGTGCCGCCGGAACCTCCTCCAGACGAGCTGGATCTGGGTGCGTTCCCCGCCCTTGGCCGGCGCCTTCGCCGGCGTGCCCGGGCCGCCGTCGTTCATCGCGACGCTGCTCTGCATTTCACTCATAGCGGATCCTCGGGTCGAGAACGCCGTACAGGATGTCGGCGACGAGGTTGGCGACCACCACGAGCGTGCCGCTCAACATGAGCCAGGACATGACCGCGAACGCGTCCTGTGCCTTGACCGCCTCGATGAAGAAGTAGCCGAGTCCGCGCCACTGGAAGATCGTCTCGGTGATGACGACGCCTTCGATGATGCCGACGATGCCGATGGTGGCCACGGTGACCAGGGGGATGAGCGCGGTGCGCAGGGCGTGGCGGCGCACCACCACACGGTTGGGCACACCCTTGGCCCGGGCCAGCCGGACGTAGTCGCTGTTGAGCACCTCCAGCATCGACGTGCGCTGGTAGCGGCTCCACGACGCGAAGCTGGTGAGCATCAGGGTGATGGTGGGGAGTACGAGGTGGCCCGCGGAGTCGAGGAAGTACTCCCAGTTGGTCATGTTGCTCACCCGGGCCGAGTTGGCCCCGATGGTGAAGAAGAAGCTGCTGCCGGTGGTCTGGTTGAACCACAGGCCGCCCTCCTTGATCAGCGCGCCCAGCCAGAAGGTCGGCATGGCCAGGGCGAGGAAGCCGATGAAGGTGAGGGTGTAGTCGAGCTTGGAGTACTGGCGCATGGCGCTGACCACGCCGGAGAGGATGGCCAGGCCCAGGGCCGCGATCACGGCGGCGGTCACGAGGCGCAGGGTGACGGCGATGCTCGCCGACAGCTCGGTGCCGATGTCGAACGCCACACCACGGACGGAGGGGCCGAACTGCCCCTGGAGCAGGCCGATGTCCCCGTTGCCGCCGATCCCCGTCATCCAGAGCCAGTACCGCTCCGGGATCGACCGGTCCAGGTAGTAGCGGGCCTCCGCGTCGGCGATGACCTGTTCCGAGGGGGGAGGTTGCTGCATGCGCAGATCCGCGAGCGGGTCGCCGCTCAGGTCCACCATGAGGAAGACCAGGACCGACGCCGCCAGGAGCACTGGGATCGCCACGGCGAGGCGACGCGCGGTGTATACGAGCATGGGAAGGTCCTTCGATGAACGCTCCCGGCCCGGGAAGGGGGCCCTTCCGGCCGGTTGCACCGGCCGGAAGGGCCCCTGCCCCGCCCCTGCGGCGCCGGGCGCGGGCCCGGGCCGCCGCGGGGGCGGGGTGCTCCTCCCGGAGCACTAGGCGGAGCGGAGTGATCCGTCAGAAAGCGTTACTCGACCGCGGTCCACTCGTGCTGGTTCCACATGGCCCGACGCGACTGGCTGTGGTTGTCGGTCACGTTCCCGAGGAACTGGGTGTCGTAGAAGAAGTAGGCCGGGGTGTCCACCAGCGGGAGCACGTAGGCCTCTTCGGCGACGATGGCGGCGGCCTCGTTGGCGAACCCGGCGGACTCCTCCGGGGTGGCGGAGTCCATCGCGTTCTCGACCAGCTCGTCGACCTCTTCGTTCTCGTACTTGCCGTAGTTGCTGCCGCTCTCGCTGAACCAGTACTGGTGCGGGGAGCTGTAGAACTCCGGCGTGGTGCTCCAGCCGTAGAGCATGAGGTCGAAGTCGCCCTCGGCGAGGGTGCCGCCCAGGTCGTCGGTGGTCTCGATCTCGGCGGTGACGCCGATCTCGGCGAGGTCGGCCTGGATCAGCTCGGCGATGACCTCGCGGGCCACGTGGCCGGCGGTGTAGCGCAGACGCAGCGGGCGCACGGCCTCGCCGTCCTGCTCCAGCGTCTCGCCGTTCAGCTCGTAGCCGGCATCCTCCAGGATCTCCAGCGCGGCCTCGGCGTCGCCGGCGCCCTGGCCGGTCGGGGTGATGACGTCCTCGTGGAACTCGCTGGAGGTGGAGAAGACGTGGTTGGTGCGCGGCTCGATGTCCGGGAACTTCTCGCCGTAGGTACGGGTGGCGATGTTCGCGACGTCGACCGCGGTGAAGATCGCCTGGCGCAGGGCCTGGTCGTCCAGGGGCTCGCTGGCGAGGTTGAGGTCGAGGTGCTCCCAGCTGCCGCCGGACGCGATCTCGAACTCGACGTTCTCAGCGCTCTCGAGCTGGGTGATGACGTCGTCGGACCAGGTGGCCGGGGAGCCGCCCTGGACCTCGCCGTTGGTCAGCGCCGGGACCCAGCTGCCCTCCTCGGTGTTGACCTCGAGGATGATCTCGTCGATCTCGGGGGTCTCGCCGTAGTACTCCTCGTTGACCACCTTGACGACGCGGCCGTCGAGCTCGGGGGTGCCCTCGAAGATGTACGGGCCGCCCGAGACGGTGATCGGGTTGGCGTTGAAGAAGTCCGACGACTCCCGCATGCCCTCGGGGGTGTCGAGGTCGAAGCCCTCGGCCTCGGCGATGTGCGCCGGGTAGAAACCGTCGCTGCCGAAGGTGAACCAACCGGGGTGCTGCGTCCCCTCCTTCATGGTCACCGTGACGGTCTTGCCGTCCTCGGAGCCCTCGACGCTCTCGATGAGGGAGGAGAGGGTGGAGCCGCGGGAGTTGCAGCCGTCGGCGCACAGCTCATCGTCGCCGCTGTTCATCTTCCAGGTCCAGATGAAGTCGTCGGCGGTGATCGGCTCGCCGTCGCTCCAGACCGCGTCCGGGTTGATCTGGTACTCCCAGGAGATCTGGTCGCCCTCGATCAGCTCGGGGGTGTTGACGATGAGGTCGGTGTTCCACTCCCACTCGCCCTCGGGGGTCCATAGACCCGTGGGCGGGAGGATCCCGTGGACCATCTGGATCAGGTAGACCGAGCCGCCCTCGGGGGCGTTGTGGTTCCAGCCGCCCGCGGGCTGGTTGACGATCCAGGTGACCGAGTTCTCACCCGCGGCGCCGCCCTCCTCCTGAGGTGGGGAACAGGCGCTCACCGCGAGCACGGCCGAAACGCCGATGGCCGTGGCCCCCAGCATTTTCCTACGAATCTGCATCAGTCACACCCTTGATCACTAATACGAACCTTCAGTGGGGGATCGAGTGGTTCGCACAGTCCCCACCGAACTTAGGCGATTAGTCGTTCAGAAGACCATCGAGTGAAATGTCTGTATAGCCCCAATGCCGGATTCGTGATCCATCCGCAACCGGTTCGCGCCCATCGACCCCGGACGTCGACATCACACGACAACGCGCCCGTAACACAACGGCGGATCCCGCGTTCCCGCAGGCCAGGGGGGCGCCCAGGACAGGT is a window of Nocardiopsis changdeensis DNA encoding:
- a CDS encoding ABC transporter family substrate-binding protein; this encodes MQIRRKMLGATAIGVSAVLAVSACSPPQEEGGAAGENSVTWIVNQPAGGWNHNAPEGGSVYLIQMVHGILPPTGLWTPEGEWEWNTDLIVNTPELIEGDQISWEYQINPDAVWSDGEPITADDFIWTWKMNSGDDELCADGCNSRGSTLSSLIESVEGSEDGKTVTVTMKEGTQHPGWFTFGSDGFYPAHIAEAEGFDLDTPEGMRESSDFFNANPITVSGGPYIFEGTPELDGRVVKVVNEEYYGETPEIDEIILEVNTEEGSWVPALTNGEVQGGSPATWSDDVITQLESAENVEFEIASGGSWEHLDLNLASEPLDDQALRQAIFTAVDVANIATRTYGEKFPDIEPRTNHVFSTSSEFHEDVITPTGQGAGDAEAALEILEDAGYELNGETLEQDGEAVRPLRLRYTAGHVAREVIAELIQADLAEIGVTAEIETTDDLGGTLAEGDFDLMLYGWSTTPEFYSSPHQYWFSESGSNYGKYENEEVDELVENAMDSATPEESAGFANEAAAIVAEEAYVLPLVDTPAYFFYDTQFLGNVTDNHSQSRRAMWNQHEWTAVE
- a CDS encoding ABC transporter permease gives rise to the protein MLVYTARRLAVAIPVLLAASVLVFLMVDLSGDPLADLRMQQPPPSEQVIADAEARYYLDRSIPERYWLWMTGIGGNGDIGLLQGQFGPSVRGVAFDIGTELSASIAVTLRLVTAAVIAALGLAILSGVVSAMRQYSKLDYTLTFIGFLALAMPTFWLGALIKEGGLWFNQTTGSSFFFTIGANSARVSNMTNWEYFLDSAGHLVLPTITLMLTSFASWSRYQRTSMLEVLNSDYVRLARAKGVPNRVVVRRHALRTALIPLVTVATIGIVGIIEGVVITETIFQWRGLGYFFIEAVKAQDAFAVMSWLMLSGTLVVVANLVADILYGVLDPRIRYE